One genomic window of Solanum stenotomum isolate F172 chromosome 9, ASM1918654v1, whole genome shotgun sequence includes the following:
- the LOC125876297 gene encoding upstream activation factor subunit spp27 has product MLPQRMKKVMTDNPKKLANLIDLVNLPSTLREFMGQSQTSRLGCFKRVWSYIKENNLQDPNNKNLVNCDEKLKSVLLGKPQVELTELPTLIKLHFPKQPR; this is encoded by the exons ATGCTGCCACAGCGGATGAAAAAGGTTATGACAGACAACCCAAAAAAGTTAGCCAATTTGATTGACCTTGTAAATCTCCCTTCAACACTTAGAGAGTTCATGGGTCAGTCACAGACCTCCCGCTTGGGTTGTTTTAAGCGTGTCTGGTCTTACATCAAAGAGAACAATCTCCAG GATCCGAACAACAAGAACTTGGTTAATTGCGATGAAAAGTTGAAGAGTGTCTTGTTGGGTAAGCCCCAGGTTGAGCTGACTGAACTACCAACGCTGATCAAGTTGCACTTCCCCAAGCAACCAAGATGA